A DNA window from Camelina sativa cultivar DH55 chromosome 17, Cs, whole genome shotgun sequence contains the following coding sequences:
- the LOC104755268 gene encoding uncharacterized protein LOC104755268 gives MGNCQAVNAAVLVLQHPGGKIDRYYGSVSVTEVMSMYTGHYVSLIVPLTEEEEKNIPAAVKRDDKKQRKAVRFTRVQLLRPTESLVLGHAYRLITSQEVMKVLREKKSAKTKKHQVETTTTVKKLSEKKVPEKKQGKQFRVLTNSTSLLKSKTWRPSLQSISEATS, from the exons ATGGGGAATTGTCAGGCGGTGAACGCGGCGGTTCTTGTTCTACAGCATCCCGGCGGGAAAATTGATCGTTACTATGGCTCTGTATCCGTCACCGAGGTCATGAGTATGTACACTGGCCACTACGTCTCTCTCATCGTTCCTTtgacagaggaggaagagaagaataTTCCGGCGGCAGTGAAGCGAGACGATAAGAAGCAGAGGAAGGCTGTGAGGTTTACACGTGTTCAGCTTCTCCGTCCGACTGAGAGTCTCGTCCTCGGCCACGCTTATAGGCTTATTACTTCACAAg AAGTGATGAAGGTTTTACGGGAAAAGAAATCAGCCAAGACGAAGAAGCATCAGGTTGAGACGACGACGACAGTGAAGAAGTTGTCCGAGAAGAAAGTTCCG GAGAAGAAACAAGGGAAGCAATTTCGTGTGTTAACGAACTCAACTTCCCTTTTAAAGTCCAAAACATGGAGGCCGTCTCTTCAGAGCATCTCCGAAGCTACAAGCtga
- the LOC104759152 gene encoding RNA polymerase II C-terminal domain phosphatase-like 4 has translation METLTRNCKHPYSFGSRPCIVCGKNLDETGVSLRRIHQAGGLNRDERNRIRKSDMRIMESQRKLYVFLDLDNTLLNSTRINKVTTDEDYLKTLTLEDRESLLLFTVASVGYMTKLRPFVRTFLKEASEMFEMYIYTNAKRHYARAMAKLLDPEGVYFGGRIISRDDSTVRYEKNLDVVLVNEEPVLIVDDLEHVWSHKHRDNLIQIERYDFFASSSKKFFKSLSELKMDESESDGALSTVLNVLKRTHCLFFQDTSRKVRSVLKQVLKRVQDVNNISLKTPTEAECLLRMQNEANPGELKSIPTATSPRDKTITEKEQAPAEDKTRGTREEAASVSPQHRTPKAVTKKSNHKAIIKLSNQFVALDSLCVS, from the coding sequence ATGGAAACCCTAACTCGAAATTGCAAGCACCCATATTCCTTCGGCAGTCGACCGTGTATCGTGTGTGGCAAGAATCTGGATGAAACTGGTGTTTCGCTCCGACGTATACACCAGGCAGGTGGTCTGAATCGAGACGAAAGAAACCGGATCCGTAAATCCGATATGAGAATCATGGAAAGCCAGAGAAAGCTCTACGTATTCCTTGATTTAGACAATACGTTGCTTAACTCAACTAGAATCAACAAAGTCACAACAGATGAAGACTACCtgaaaaccctaaccctagagGACAGAGagagtcttcttctcttcacggTGGCATCAGTCGGATATATGACTAAACTGAGACCCTTCGTAAGAACGTTTCTAAAAGAAGCAAGCGAGATGTTTGagatgtatatatacacaaatgcCAAGAGACATTACGCTCGAGCGATGGCTAAGTTGTTGGATCCGGAAGGAGTGTACTTTGGAGGGCGGATTATTTCTCGTGATGATAGTACCGTGAGATATGAGAAGAATCTTGACGTTGTGCTGGTAAATGAAGAACCTGTTCTTATTGTTGATGACTTGGAGCATGTTTGGTCACATAAGCATCGAGATAATTTGATACAAATTGAGAGATATGACTTTTTTGCTTCAAGCTCCAAGAAGTTTTTCAAGTCTCTATCGGAGTTAAAGATGGACGAGAGCGAATCAGATGGAGCACTTAGTACTGTTCTTAACGTTTTGAAGCGAACTCATTGCCTATTCTTTCAGGACACAAGTAGAAAAGTGAGATCAGTACTGAAACAAGTGCTGAAACGAGTGCAGGATGTTAACAACATCAGTCTAAAGACTCCAACAGAAGCAGAGTGTTTGCTCCGAATGCAGAATGAAGCAAATCCCGGTGAGCTCAAATCGATTCCAACGGCTACTTCACCTCGAGACAAAACCATAACAGAGAAAGAGCAAGCTCCAGCTGAAGACAAAACAAGAGGAACGAGGGAGGAAGCTGCGTCTGTCTCACCCCAACACCGTACGCCTAAAGCAGTCACAAAGAAGTCAAATCATAAAGCAATCATCAAGCTGTCAAATCAATTTGTAGCCCTCGATTCACTATGTGTAAGCTGA
- the LOC104755270 gene encoding nucleobase-ascorbate transporter 8, protein MAGVNAEPPQKQEDLQPHPVKDQLYGITYCLTTSPPWPETILLGFQHYLVMLGTTVLIPTMLASKIDGRNEDKVKLIQTLLFVSGLNTLLQSWFGTRLPAVISASYTYVPTTMSIILATRYNDIMDPQEKFEKIMRGIQGALIFASSLQILVGFSGLWRNVVRYLSPLSAVPLVAFAGFGLYEQGFPMLAKCIEIGLPEIILLILFSQYIPHLMQVERLSIFFHRFAVIFSVAIVWIYAYILTIGGAYSNTRIDTQISCRPDHAGIISAAPWIQVPYPSQWGTPTFNAGDIFAMMAASFVSLVESTGTYIAVSRYASATPIPPSVLSRGICWQGFGILLCGLFGAGNATAVSVENAGLLALTRVGSRRVIQVSAGFMIFFSILGKFGAIFASIPAPIIAALYCLFFSYVGAGGLSLLQFCNLNSFRTKFILGFSIFMGLSIPQYFYQYTIVHHYGPVHTSATWFNIIINVPFSSKAFVSGILAFFLDMTLPPKDKTTKKDRGSQWWKRFRSFKTDNRSAEFYSLPLNLSKYFPSH, encoded by the exons atggcagGAGTAAACGCAGAGCCGCCGCAGAAACAGGAAGATCTTCAGCCCCATCCGGTAAAGGATCAACTTTACGGTATCACTTACTGCCTCACAACTTCTCCTCCTTGGC CTGAGACAATACTTCTAGGGTTTCAACACTACTTAGTGATGCTTGGAACGACAGTTCTCATTCCAACAATGTTAGCTTCAAAAATTGATGGAAGAAAC GAAGATAAGGTAAAGTTGATTCAGACATTGCTCTTTGTTTCTGGACTCAACACGTTATTGCAAAGCTGGTTTGGGACTCGTCTTCCTGCTGTCATTAGTGCTTCTTACACCTATGTGCCAACCACAATGTCAATCATCTTAGCTACTCGGTACAATGACATTATGGATCCTCAAGAG AAATTTGAAAAGATCATGCGTGGAATACAAGGTGCTCTTATATTTGCCTCATCTCTTCAGATCCTTGTTGGTTTCAGCGGCCTTTGGCGCAATGTAGTAAG GTACTTGAGTCCCTTATCAGCTGTTCCTCTTGTAGCATTTGCTGGCTTTGGACTCTATGAACAAGGGTTCCCTATG CTAGCAAAATGCATTGAGATTGGACTGCCTGAGATCATACTACTCATCCTATTCTCACAG TACATTCCTCATCTGATGCAAGTAGAAAGATTGTCCATCTTCTTCCACCGGTTTGCTGTGATATTTTCAGTGGCCATTGTATGGATTTATGCATACATTCTCACCATTGGTGGAGCTTATAGTAACACAAGAATCGATACTCAAATCAGTTGCAGACCTGATCATGCTGGCATCATTAGCGCCGCTCCATG GATTCAAGTGCCTTATCCTAGTCAATGGGGAACTCCTACTTTTAATGCTGGAGATATTTTCGCTATGATGGCTGCTTCTTTCGTTTCCCTTGTTGAG TCCACAGGGACATACATTGCTGTATCGAGGTATGCAAGTGCAACACCAATCCCACCTTCTGTTCTGAGCCGTGGAATCTGTTGGCAG GGATTTGGAATTCTTCTATGTGGATTATTTGGAGCAGGAAATGCAACAGCCGTGTCTGT GGAGAATGCTGGTTTGTTGGCTTTAACAAGGGTTGGTAGCAGAAGGGTAATTCAAGTATCAGCCGGATTcatgatcttcttctccattcttG GTAAATTTGGGGCCATCTTTGCTTCTATTCCAGCTCCTATCATCGCAGCTCTTTACTGTTTGTTCTTCTCATATGTTG GTGCTGGTGGTCTAAGTCTACTCCAGTTCTGCAATCTCAACAGTTTCAGAACAAAGTTCATTCTTGGATTCTCCATCTTCATGGGATTATCAATACCTCAATACTTCTACCAGTACACAATTGTCCATCATTATGGACCCGTTCACACATCCGCAACATGG TTCAACATCATCATAAACGTTCCTTTCTCATCTAAAGCGTTTGTTTCCGGGATTTTGGCCTTCTTTCTAGACATGACATTGCCTCCTAAGGACAAGACAACAAAGAAAGATCGAGGATCCCAATGGTGGAAGCGATTTAGATCGTTCAAAACCGATAACAGAAGTGCAGAGTTCTACTCTTTGCCTCTCAATCTCAGCAAATACTTTCCTTCTCACTGA
- the LOC104755272 gene encoding probable xyloglucan endotransglucosylase/hydrolase protein 33, producing the protein MASLKKYNMKIIWETAVVFCLCSLSFVSSHSRKFTTPSVTRLTDQFSKIAIESGFSRRFGDHNIVVNGSLAKLTLDKSSGAGLMSKNKYQYGFFSARLKLPAGFASGVVVAFYLSNAESYPKSHDEIDIELLGRSRRDDWTIQTNVYANGSTRTGREEKFYFWFDPTQAFHDYTLIWNSHHTVFLVDNIPVRQFPNRGAFTSAYPSKPMSLYVTVWDGSEWATKGGKYPVNYKYSPFVVSVADVELSGCSVNNGSSTGTGPCTKSGGSVSSLDPVDGQDFATLSKNQINAMDWARRKLMFYSYCSDKSRYKVMPAECN; encoded by the exons ATGGCGTCTTTGAAGAAGTACAACATGAAGATTATTTGGGAAACAGCAGTTGTGTTTTGTCTCTGTTCattgtcttttgtttcttcacaCAGCAGGAAATTCACAACACCAAGCGTAACTCGCCTCACTGATCAATTTAGTAAGATCGCCATTGAAAGTGGCTTCTCCAGACGTTTTGGGGATCACAATATTGTAGTCAATGGCTCCCTCGCAAAGCTCACTCTCGACAAATCATCTG GAGCTGGGTTGATGTCAAAGAACAAGTATCAATATGGTTTCTTCAGTGCAAGACTCAAGCTTCCTGCTGGATTTGCCTCTGGTGTTGTGGTTGCTTTCTAT TTATCAAACGCAGAGAGTTATCCGAAAAGCCACGACGAGATAGACATAGAATTGTTGGGTAGAAGTAGGAGAGATGATTGGACGATCCAAACGAATGTGTATGCAAATGGAAGTACGAGAACGGGAAGAGAGGAGAAGTTCTACTTTTGGTTTGATCCAACGCAAGCCTTTCACGACTATACCCTCATTTGGAACTCCCACCATACTGT ATTTTTGGTAGACAACATTCCGGTTAGGCAGTTTCCGAACCGGGGAGCCTTCACAAGCGCGTACCCGTCTAAACCGATGTCTCTATACGTCACCGTTTGGGACGGTTCAGAGTGGGCCACTAAAGGTGGTAAGTACCCCGTCAACTACAAGTACAGTCCCTTCGTGGTTTCCGTAGCTGACGTGGAGTTAAGTGGCTGCTCCGTTAACAACGGCTCCTCTACCGGGACCGGACCATGCACCAAGTCGGGCGGGTCGGTTTCGAGTCTGGACCCTGTTGATGGTCAGGATTTTGCCACGTTGTCGAAGAATCAGATCAATGCCATGGATTGGGCTAGGAGGAAGCTAATGTTCTATTCTTATTGTAGTGATAAGTCGAGATACAAAGTCATGCCTGCTGAGTGcaactga